One window of the Camelina sativa cultivar DH55 chromosome 1, Cs, whole genome shotgun sequence genome contains the following:
- the LOC104786434 gene encoding clavaminate synthase-like protein At3g21360 → MADPLLLLETRIAEQKQYESKPFPAVISPPSSSSIPIHALSLPLFTQCIKNQKPYLDSLLHESGAVLFRGFPVNSAEDFNDVVEAFGFDELPYVGGAAPRSSVVGRVFTANESPPDQKIPFHHEMAQVPEFPSKLFFYCEVEPKCGGETPIVLSHVVYERMKDKHPEFVQRLEEHGLLYVRVLGEDDDPSSPIGRGWKSTFLTQDKNLAEQRAANLGMKLEWTEDGAKTVMGPIPGIKYDESRNRKVWFNSMVAAYTGWEDKRNDPTKAVTFGDGKPLPADIVHDCLRVLEEECVAVPWQRGDVLLIDNWAVLHSRRPFVPPRRVLASLCK, encoded by the exons atggcggatccgttgttgttgttggaaacACGAATCGCAGAGCAGAAGCAATACGAATCCAAACCATTCCCGGCGGTGATATCACCACCGTCTTCTTCATCGATTCCGATTCATGCTCTGTCTCTCCCACTCTTCACTCAGTGTATCAAGAATCAGAAACCTTACCTCGATTCGCTCTTGCACGAATCCGGAGCAGTACTGTTCAGAGGTTTTCCGGTGAATTCCGCCGAGGATTTCAACGACGTCGTCGAAGCTTTCGGTTTCGATGAGCTTCCTTACGTCGGAGGCGCTGCACCTCGCTCTAGCGTCGTCGGTCGTGTCTTTACGGCTAATGAGTCTCCTCCTGATCAAAAGATCCCTTTTCACCATGAGATGGCTCAG GTACCTGAGTTTCCATCAAAGTTGTTCTTTTACTGTGAGGTAGAGCCAAAGTGTGGAGGAGAGACTCCAATTGTGTTGAGTCATGTTGTGTATGAGAGGATGAAAGATAAACATCCTGAGTTTGTTCAGAGATTGGAGGAACATGGTTTGCTCTATGTTAGGGTTttaggagaagatgatgatccaTCATCACCCATTGGCCGTGGTTGGAAATCCACATTCTTGACTCAAGACAAGAACCTTGCTGAGCAAAG GGCAGCTAATTTGGGAATGAAACTAGAATGGACTGAGGATGGAGCCAAGACGGTAATGGGTCCAATCCCGGGTATCAAATACGATGAGTCGAGAAACCGTAAAGTCTGGTTCAACAGCATGGTAGCTGCTTATACGGGCTGGGAGGATAAGCGGAATGATCCAACGAAAGCGGTGACTTTTGGGGATGGAAAGCCTTTACCTGCGGATATAGTTCATGACTGTCTTAGAGTCCTTGAAGAGGAATGTGTTGCTGTCCCTTGGCAGAGAGGAGATGTGCTGCTTATAGATAACTGGGCGGTTCTTCACTCTCGAAGACCGTTTGTTCCTCCTCGTCGAGTCCTTGCATCACTCTGTAAATAG
- the LOC104786442 gene encoding mitochondrial thiamine pyrophosphate carrier-like, which translates to MSGTELEEPGQIKRAVIDASAGAVAGAISRMVTSPLDVIKIRFQVQLEPTASWALTKNESPVKPKYNGLFRTAKEIFREEGLSGFWRGNVPALLMVVPYTSIQFAVLHKVKSFAAGSSKAENHAQLSPYLSYISGALAGCAATVGSYPFDLLRTVLASQGEPKVYPNMRSAFLSIVQTRGIKGLYAGLSPTLIEIIPYAGLQFGTYDTFKRWSMVYNQRYRSSASGSVNQNDSLSSFQLFLCGLAAGTISKLVCHPLDVVKKRFQVEGLQRDPKYGARVEINAYKNMFDALGQILRTEGWHGLYKGIVPSTIKAAPAGAVTFVAYELASDWFEANLT; encoded by the exons ATGAGTGGTACAGAGTTAGAGGAGCCTGGACAGATAAAACGTGCTGTGATTGATGCGTCCgctggtgctgttgctggtgcCATTTCACGTATGGTGACCTCTCCTCTTGACGTTATCAAGATTAGATTTCAG GTTCAGTTGGAGCCTACAGCTTCATGGGCTCTGACTAAAAATGAATCTCCAGTGAAACCAAAGTATAATGGTTTGTTTCGAACAGCGAAGGAAATATTTAGAGAGGAAGGTTTATCA GGTTTTTGGCGGGGAAATGTCCCAGCTTTACTTATGGTTGTTCCATACACGTCCATACAATTTGCAGTTTTACATAAGGTGAAGTCTTTTGCCGCTGGTTCATCAAAGGCTG AAAATCATGCTCAACTGAGCCCTTATCTTTCTTACATCAGTGGAGCACTAGCAGGGTGTGCAGCGACAGTCGGATCATATCCATTTGACCTATTGCGGACTGTATTGGCTTCACAGGGTGAGCCAAAG GTATATCCAAATATGAGATCAGCATTTTTGAGTATAGTGCAAACTCGTGGAATCAAAGGGTTGTATGCAGGATTGTCCCCAACTTTGATCGAGATCATTCCCTATGCTGGTCTGCAGTTTGGCACTTATGACACATTTAAGCGCTGGAGTATG GTCTATAATCAGCGGTACAGATCTTCTGCTTCAGGCTCTGTTAATCAAAATGATAGCCTTTCGAGCTTTCAGCTCTTCCTTTGCGGTTTAGCTGCTGGTACCATTTCTAAACTTGTTTGTCATCCACTCGATGTTGTCAAGAAAAGATTTCAG GTCGAAGGTCTGCAACGGGACCCGAAATATGGAGCCCGAGTAGAGATAAATGCTTACAAGAACATGTTTGATGCTTTAGGGCAGATATTAAGAACAGAAGGTTGGCACGGTCTTTATAAAGGCATTGTTCCATCGACCATTAAAGCCGCACCTGCTGGTGCTGTTACATTTGTAGCCTATGAACTTGCATCCGATTGGTTTGAGGCAAACTTGACATGA